TCGTCGCCGTCACGCACGTCGCCACGTTACGTGCGAGCGAGCTAATGAGACGCCCGACTTTGTCGGGATCGCGCCTGGTCTGGTCGACCCGGCCAACATCAACGCGCCGAATTTCGTCGAGGTAGTCTCTGACCGCCTGTAACGAGTGGCTGACTGCGCGATGACCGTGGCCCGGCCAACCTCCGACTGCGACGCGCTCGGCTATTTCCGTAATTGACAACCCCGGATCAGGGCTCCTCACGTTGGCGGCGCCTAATAGTTTTCGCAGGGAAACTGATCCTGTAGAGTGGCCAGTCTCGAAAAGACTCATTGGGCGCATTCGGAGGCGGGTGAGCCGAGCAGCACCAGTGTGCCGCGTGACATCGTCCGCCGGGACAGCGGATCCCGTAAGGATGAACTGCCCCGGCTTCCCGCGGTCGTCCACCGCACGACGGATATGGTTCCAGATCCTGGGCTCGATTTGCCACTCGTCTATCAGTCGCGGAACGGCTCCTGCCAGCACCAGTTTCGGATCGACGGCGATAGCCAGACGAGCGTTTTCGTCGATGTCGAGCAATACCTCGCTGGCAGCCACCTGCCTGGCCGTGGCGGTCTTGCCGCACGCCTTGGGTCCTTCGATGACTACAGCACCTGTTGATGCAAGGCGTCTTGCCAGCTCACTATCGACCACTCGAGCCTGGTAGGTCATTGGCACCCTCCTAGCGGACCAGAATGACGTCGGCCGCGCTGGCCGAGCGAGTATTAACAGGGATAATAGCACGATATCAGCAGGGATAATATAACGATCTAAACGGGGATGATATACTCCTTTTAACAGGGATAATACAAGAATGAGCCCGGGGAGAATATAACACCAGATTAATCGTGGCTACAGGGGATTGACCGCTGAACCCCCGTGCGCTATCACGTCGCTGTCGTAGTTGCCACCAAAAATGTCGGGACTCTCATGACGCTTTCTGGATCCGCCGCCGGCCTGTTGCTACTGTCACTGTCACTGTCACTGTCACTCTCGCTCTCAGCATCCGCATCCGGCCAGGCAGAATCGCCGCCTCGTGACGCCAGCGCCGCGGGGACACCTCTCACCCCGTCCGTCATAAAGCCCGGCCGCGACCCGATGCAGCCCATTGACTCCGAGTACACGAAGAAGATCCACGAGTACACCACGGAGCCCTTCTTCCTCTCGTCGCTGGTGGATTACCTCCCTGCATCAGCGACCGTTCCGACGCCCAAGGCAGTCCTCGGCGACATCGCCGGCGCGAAGAACAACCTGCCGTACTCGAAAGAGATCTACACCTACTTCCGCATGCTCGAGAAAGCGAGCCCGCGCGTGAAGGTGTTCTCCATCGGCACGACCGAAGAAGGACGGGAGATGGTCGCCGTCGCCGTCGCCTCGGAAGCGCTCCTCGCCGATCTCGACGCCAACAAGGCGCGACTCGCGAAGCTCGCCGACCCGCGCTCCATCGGCATGAGTGACGACGCCGCAGACAAGCTGATCGCCGGAACGACACCCATCTACTACATCACCGGCAGCATCCATTCACCCGAGACCGGCGCGCCGACCGCCCTCATGGAGCTCGCCTACCGCCTCGCGGTGGATGAAAGCCCGTACATCCGCAACATCCGCGACAATCTCGTCACGCTCATCACACCGATCGTCGAGGTGGACGGACGCGACCGGCAAGTGGATCTGTTCCGCTGGCACATGGCGAGGCCGAACGACACCTATCCCAACCTCATCTACTGGGGCAAATACGTCGCGCACGACAACAACCGCGACGCGATGGCCCTCACTCTCAAGCTCTCGCAGAATGTCCTGAATACCTATATAGACTGGAAAGCGCAGGTCCTCCACGATCTCCACGAGTCCGGTGCGTTCCTTTACGACAACACAGTAGGCGACGGCCCCTACAATGCCTGGATTGATCCGCTCCTCACCAACGAATGGCAGCTCCTCGGCTGGAACAACGTCCAGGAGATGACGCGACTCGGGATGCCCGGCGTGTACACGCACGGCAACTTCGACACGTGGTCGCCCGGCTATCTCATGTTCATGGCCGCAACGCACAACGGCATCAGCCGGCTCTATGAGACATTCGGAAACGGCGGCACGGCCGAGACGGTTGACCGCGTCCTGACACCCGAGCAGACGTCGCGCACATGGTTCAGGCAGAATCCGCCGCTGCCGCGCGTGAAATGGTCGCTCCGCAACAACAACAACTACGAGCAGACCGGACTTCTCGTCTCCCTCAGCTACTTCGCGAACAACCGCCAGCAGTTCCTTCAGAACTTCTACGAGAAAAGCAAGCGGTCGGTGCTCAAGGCGCGGACTGAAGGACCGGCGGCGTACGTCTTCCCGGCGAACGATCCCCGGCCGGGCGCCCAGGCCGAGCTCCTGCGAATTCTGCAGAAGCAGCACGTCGAGATTTCGCGCTCTACCGCGCCGTTCACCGCTCTCGTCCCAACGCCGCGCCCCAGGCCGCAGACCACCGCAAACGCCGACAGCGCGACGATCCGGAGCGCGGACACCCTGTCGCTTCGCCCAAAGCTGGAAAGCCGCGAATTCCCCGCCGGCAGCTACGTGGTGCGGATGGATCAGCCCTACTCGCGCATCGCCGACGCTCTGCTCGACTACCAGTACTGGAGTCCCAGCGATCCGCAGAAGACTCCGTACGACGATACGGGTTGGACATTCCCCGAGAACTTCGCCGTGCGCGCCGTGCGCGTCACCGATCCGAAAGTGCTCGACGCGCCGATGGAATCCGTGCGCGGAGAGATCCGCGCCCCGGGCGGTATTACCGGAACGGGAGCAGTATTCGCGATAGACCACAACGCCGACAACGCGCTCGCAACGCTTCGCTATCGCTTTCGCTCGGCCGATTTCCAGATTGCCGAAGAGCCGTTCGAGGCCGATGGCCGCAAATACTCGCGCGGCTCGTTCATCATCCGCGGAGTACCTGCAACAACTCTCGAGAAAGCCACCACCGAGCTCGGCCTTCGCGCCTTTGCTCTCACCGCCGCGCCGACCGTCAGGACACATCCTGCGCGCGCCGCGCGAGTGGCGATCATGCACACCTGGACGAGCACGCAGACGGAAGGATGGTGGAGGCAGGCGTTCGACTTCCTCGGCATCCCGTTCGATTACATCAGCACACAGGACGCCGCCCGCAATTCGAATCTCAGGGCTAAATACGACGTCATTCTCTTTCCTCCAACATCGGGATCGCCCCAGACGATCGTCAACGGCCTCCCCATGTGGCGTAACGCGATGCCGTGGAAGAACACCGCCGAGACGCCGAACTTCGGGAAACTCGCCGAGACGGATGACATCAGGCCGGGTCTCACGTTCCACGGAGTCCAGAATCTGTCGAGCTTCGTCAACGCCGGAGGCGTGCTGGTCACAGTCGAGAACACAGCCGAATTTGCGGCCACGATGGGCCTGGCGAGCGGCGTCACGATGAACAACCCGCCGCGGCTGCACGTCGTCGGCTCCCTGCTGAGAACGAAGATGGTGGATGACGCCAGTCCAATCATGTACGGGCTGCCGGACAGCCTCGCCGTCTATAGCGAGGCCGGACAGAGCTTCAGCGTGACAAACGTCCTCGGCGCACGCGGCGGGCGGCTCGCCGACTCATCCACCGCGCGACCCACCGGTCGAGGCACCGCGGACGATGTGGACGTTCCCCAGGGCCGTGCGGTGCTCGATCCGAGAAATGAGGCGCCACGCCGCAAGCCGGTCCAGCCGTGGCAGGCCGCACCGGTCACGGAAGAGCAGGAGCGCAATCCGCTAACGATCATTCCGCCGGCGCTCCGTCCGAGAGTCATCCTGCGTTTCGCCGACCAGCGCAACCTGCTGGTCTCGGGATTGCTCGATGGAAACGACGTCGCACAGCGGCCGGTCGTGGTGGACGTTCCGTCCGGCAAGGGGCACGTCGTCCTCTTCGGGAACAATCCGGTGTGGCGGGGCTACACCGTGGGCAGCTACTTCATGATCTTCAACACGATTCTCAACTTCGACCGGCTCGACGCGGGGAGAAAGCTGGACGCGAAATAGAAGCGCCTCCCTGTCACTGGCCGCGACCCAGAACCGACTCAGGACCGCCTCAGAACTCTCTTGCGCATCCGCCTACCCCCACTACAACATGATAGGCGCGCCCAATTCTCTTCGTGAATCCTGCCGGAGCAGCATGGCCAGTCGCTTCACCAGAATCGTGTCGGTCGCGGTCGCAACGCTGGCGCTCGCGGTGGGCGCGTGTGCAGCCGGCTCCGACGCGCCCGCCACCGTCGCCGCTGCCTCCAGGGACACGACCGCGGCGCAGCCGAAGAAGCTCGCGCCATTTCGCGTTCCGTCTGAAAGCGAGATCGGCGACAGCGTAACGCTTGCCTCCGTGCGCCGCGGCCGCGCGATAATCCACAGCACACGGGACAGTCTTCCAGTGCACGTCGGCGCTTCGCTGTCGTGCGCCAACTGTCACATCGCCGACGGAACGCAGCGCGACGCCATGCCCCTCATCGCATCCTATGCCCGCTTTCCGCAGTTCCGCGGCCGCAGCGGCATGGTTGATCTCATCGAGGATCGCATCAACGACTGCTTCGAGCGCAGCATGAATGGCCGGGCACTCGCACCGGACAGCCAGGATATGCGCGATATCGTCGCGTATCTCGCCTTCCTGTCGCGCGGCTTTCCCGTCGGCGGCGACATGGAAGGACAGGGCGTGCCAGCCCTCGAGCCGCTGCGCGGCGATACCACGCGAGGCCGGGCAGTGTTCGCCGTGAACTGTGTCGCCTGTCACGGCGCCGACGGCCACGGCACCGTCGCGGCACCACCGCTGTGGGGTCCGCGCTCATTCAACATCGGCGCCGGCATGGCCCGGTTGAACAGTGCCGCCCGGTTCATTCACCAGCTCATGCCGAGGGATCGTCCCGGCATTCTCACACCGCAGCAGGCGTACGACGTCGCTGCCTACATCACGTCCCGCCCGCGTCCGGATTTTGCGGGTAAAGAGAACGACTGGCCACATGGGGGCGCGCCGCCTGATGTGGCCTACAGAACCCGTTCGGCGCACGCCCGTCCGATTCGCAGCGGACAGTAGCAGCGTCCGCACCTATACCCATCGCGTCACAGACGCAGGAGTGCACCATGTCGAATGAAGGAAGCAGCAGTCGCCGCGAGTTCGTGGAGAAGATTACGGCGGGAGCACTGGCTATCGGTGTCGGTGTGTCGTCGTTCCCTGCCGTCGCCAGTGGAGCCGTGTCAGCCGGAGCTTCCATGAAGCCCGACCAGAGCTGGCTCAACGGCATCAGAGGCAATCACGCCCAGATCTTCGACATGCCCAGTGGCAATGGAGGGTTCCCTCTTCTCCACGTACGCAACTACATCGATACCTACAAGACCGCGTACGGGCTCTCGTATCCCAACGTGATCCCGATCGTAGGGCTTTACGGCATGACGACGCCGCTCGCCTTCAACGATGCGATGTGGTCGAAATATCAGTTCGGCACACGCACCAACACGCTGACGCGTGGCTCGAAGACTCCGGTCACCCGGAACGCTTACGCTGCGCCCGCGGCCGGCGCGAAGACCATGGGGCTCGAAGGGCCGCCCATAGATATGCCCGCCTCGGCGACCATCTCGCGGCTGCAGGCGGACGGTACCCGATTCATCCTCTGCAACAACGCATTCAACTTCTGGATCGGCCGGCTCGCCGGCGGCGGTGCCGGGACAGTGCCGGATATCAGAGCGGAGCTCGAGCGCAACATGCTGCCGAAGGTCACGATCGTTCCCGCGATAGTGATAGCCATGAATCAGGCACAGGCCGGGGGCGCAAGCTACATGTATCTGTAGACCCGCCGGGAGACGCGCCGCGGATTATCTTGAATCATGATCCGCGGCGCCAACGACTCACCCGACAGCTCGTTGCCACAGCTCAGTGGCGACGAGCTGCGCCGTTATGGACGACACCTTGTGCTGCCCGCGGTAGGCACGCAAGGCCAGCGAAAGCTCAAGGCGGCGCGAGTGCTGCTCGTCGGCGTGGGAGGCTTGGGATCCCCCGCCGCGCTGTATCTCGCCGCGGCCGGCGTCGGCACCATCGGCATGGTGGACTTCGATGTAGTGGACATCACCAACCTTCATCGCCAGGTCATTCACGGCACGAGCGACATCGGACGGCCCAAGCTCGACTCCGCCGCGGACCGCATTCGCGACGTGAACCCGAACGTGCACGTCGAGCAGTTCGACACTGCGCTTTCCTCGGAAAACGCTCTCGCGATCGCCCGCGACTTCGACGTCATCGTGGATGGCACGGACAACTTTCCGACTCGCTATCTTGTCAACGACACCTGCGTCATCCTCGGCAAGCCCAATGCGTTCGGAAGCGTGCTGCGGTTCGAGGGACAGGCATCGGTGTTCGCGACGCCGGACGGGCCGTGCTATCGCTGTCTGTTCCGGGAGCCGCCGCCTGCGGGTCTTGTTCCGAGCTGTGCCGAGGCGGGCGTGCTCGGTGTGTTGCCGGGACTGGTGGGGATCATTCAGGCGACGGAAGCGATCAAGCTGATCCTCGGGCGGGGCGAGCCGCTCATCGGGCGCCTGCTGCTGATAGATGCTCTCTCGATGCAGTTTCGCACCATCGAGCTGCGCCGCGACCCGCAGTGCCCGGCCTGTGGAACCCACGAGATACGTGAGTTGATCGATTACGAAGCGTTCTGCGGCGTCACGCGCGACGGAGCGCGCGCCCCCGAGCCGGTCATACGCGACATCGCGCCGCGCGAGCTTGCGGAAAGAATAAGCCGGGGCGACGACATCCAGCTCGTGGATGTGCGCGAAGAGTGGGAGTGGCAGATAGCGCGTCTTCCGGGCGCCCGACTGATTCCGCTGTCACAGCTCGAAGACGCTATCGGCTCACTGGATCCGTCGCGCGAGGTCGTTCTCTACTGCAAGTCGGGAATCCGGAGCCTTCACGCGGCGGAGGAGCTGGCGGATGCGGGCTTTTCGCGGCTGGCGAATCTCAGCGGTGGAATTCTGCGGTGGAGCGCCGATGTGGATCCGACTGTGCTGAGTTACTGAGGCCGCTCAGTCGTCGCGGTAGAACTCCTGAATGCACACCGTGATGACCTTCGCCAGGAAGGCGTCACGTTCCGATGTCGTGGTGAGGTGACTGATCTCGGATGATGTGTTGCACGCGTCCTTGACGGCTACCAGCAGCTGCTCGGGTGTCCAGCCGTCCCGCCGCGCCCCGCCGCAGATGGCCATGAGCGCATCGCGGGCTTCGGGAGTCAGCCTGCGCGTCGGCCTGCACGTTGCGAGGCCGGTCTGCAGTCGGGCCATGGAGTCTGCGGGAAGCATCCGGTGCTGCAAAGAATCAGGCAGTGTTCTCGGCTCCTCAGTATGCGAAATGATGCTTGTCACCTCGTCCCTCCCCTCTACAACCGCCCCAGCCATCGAGCCATACCACCGGCGGTGCACCCGAACGGCCCTGAAACCTCGCTAAACATATGTGCTCCCGCAAACCTGCGCAATCGTATGTTTCCGACGCGCCGGAAGCATAGCTTTCAGGCGGTGACCGGGAACGAGGAATCCTTCCAATGGATCACGATGGAGGCAGGGTGGGGCTGATGAGCTATCCGAAGCTGGAGACGTTGGACCAACCGATTCGAGTTTACAGGACGCAGGGAGCGACGCGGGTCCGGCGCGTGCTCAGAACCTTTGGACTGCTGCCAGTTGCATTCAGTGTGTGGCGCACGATGCGCTATTGGCGTCCGTCGCGAATTGTCCGTGATCAACGATTGCGCCGCGAGGCCCCCTTGGGACTTCCGGTTCCTCCGGGCGCGCTTCTACTCGCAACCGGCGCAACTCGGGATGTCAAATGGTTTTTGGACTCGGGCGCCGCAACGGCTGAATCCTTCGGCGCTGCTCTTGAGCGAATCGGACGGCCCATCGCGTCATTCCGCGCCGTGCTGGACTTTGGATGCGGATGCGGTCGCGTACTCCGACAGTGGCACGATATTGACGGTCCGATTTTTCACGGGACCGACTACAACCCGCGTCTTGTCCGCTGGTGTGAGCAGAATCTGGACTGCGCCACTTTTCGCCAGAACACGCTCAACCCTCCCTTCGATTATGCGGACGCGTCCTTTGACCTCTGCTATGCCGTATCAGTGTTCACTCATTTGCCGGAGGCAATGCAAGAGGCCTGGCTTCTCGAGCTACGCAGGGTTCTGGAGCCCGGTGGCATTCTGCTCGTGACATTGAGCGGCGAGGGTGATCTGATCCGCACGACTCCCTCGGAGCAGGAACGATTTCGGTCAGGCGAGTTGGTTGTTGTGGACGGCGGCTATGCCGGGACGAATATGTGTGGCGCGTATCACCCCGAGGATTATGTGCGCCGGAACTGGTCCCGGTATTTCAGGATCCTCGACTTCTTGCCTGAAGGAGCCAAGGGGAGCCCGCGGCAGGACCTCTACGTGTTGGAGCGACTTCCATAGTCGCTCAACGTGCTTCGCGCCGGAGGAAGGGGGAAATCTCCCCAGCACCAACCGCTGCCACATAGAGTGGCTGGCTGGCGCGCGACCATATTGCCGACACGGAACTGACTCACCACCCGCAGCCCTCAAGGGTTGAACAAGCTCTGCTGTCTCAATACCTTGCGTGACCTCCCGGAGAGATGGCCGAGAGGCTCAAGGCACCGGTTTGCTAAACCGGCATACGTGGAAACGCGTATCGAGGGTTCGAATCCCTCTCTCTCCGTTTACGCGGGTCCGCTGCGACTGGCGGACCCGTTTTTCTTTGAGCCCCGCCCGACACCCAAATGACCGATTCCACACGACGCCCGCGCCTTCGCTTCGCTCCTTCGCCCACTGGCTACCTCCACGTCGGTGGCGCTCGCACCGCGCTCTTCAACTGGCTCTACGCCCGCCACTTCGACGGCGACTTCCTGCTTCGCATCGAAGACACCGACAAGGCCCGCAGCACCGACGAGAGCACACGGGCGATCTTCGAGGGAATGGAGTGGCTCGGCCTGAATTGGGACGAGGAAGTCGTATATCAGGGCGCAAACCTCGCGCGGCATCAGGCCGACGCGTACCGCATGCTCGAGACGGGCGCCGCTTATCGCTGCTTCTGCACCGCCGCGGAGCTCGAGGAGAGGCGCCGCGAAGCGGAGTCGAGAAAGGAGAGCTTCAAGTACGACCGCCGGTGCGACCGCCTCACGAGCGAAGAGATCGAGCGTCGCGTCGCCGGCGGCGAGCCGTCGGTAGTCCGCTTCCGCATCCCCGAAGGCACCACCGAATGGAACGACCTCGTGCACGAGACGATCGCGTTCCCCAACAAGGATCTCGAGGACTTCGTCATCCTTCGCTCCAACGCGACACCGATCTACAACCTCGCCGTCGTCTCCGACGATATCGCGATGGGGATCACGGTCGTCATGCGCGGCGACGATCACATCTCCAACACGCCCAAGCAGATTCTGCTCTATCGCGCCCTCGGCGCCGGGCTGCCGGTGTTCGCGCATCTGCCGATGATCCACGGAATGGACGGCAAGAAGCTGAGCAAGCGGCACGGGGCGACAGCCGTCGGCGACTATCAGCACCAGGGCCTCCTCCCGAGTGCGATGCTCAACTTCCTCGCGCTCCTCGGCTGGTCGCCGGGAGGTGACCGCGAGGTCATGATGATGGACGAGATGGTCGCGCTGTTCAGTCCTGACGGGCTCCAGCGGAAGGCCGCCATCTTCGATCCGAAGAAGCTCGAATGGATGAACGGGCAGCATCTGTCGCGAATGCCGCTCGAGGAGCTCGAGCCGCGTGTGACGCCGGCCATGATCGCCGCCGGGCTGATTGACGCCGATGGGATCGCCGCGCGTCGCGAATGGTACACGTCGCTCCTCGACCTGCTCCGCGTGCGCGCTCGGACAATAGACGACATCGTGCGCCAGGCCGGGCCTTACTTCCTCGAGACGATTGACTACGATGCCGAAGCCGTCGCGAAGAGCTGGAAGGACCGCCCGGCAGCGGCCGACATTCTGACGGCGGCGAAGACGGCGCTCGACGAGGCCCCGCACTGGACACCCGAGGCGCTGGAGACGGCGCTCCGTACCCTCGCGGAATCGCTCGGCGTCGCCGGCGGCAAGGTTTTCCAGCCACTTCGCGTCGCTCTCACGGGATTGGCAGTGAGTCCCGGCATATTCGAGGTGCTGGTGATGCAGGGACGCGAGCTCGTGCTGAGGCGCATAGCGGACGCCGTCGAGTGGCTGCGCCGGGAATGACCTGGAGCAGTCAGGGAAGCAGGGTTTTTGTTGACGCTCGCCGAACACTTCTACACATTTGATTTGAGCGAATCGGTACAAATTGCGCGAGTGACCGCCTTCACATTTCGGAGTGACAATGCCTGAGGCTTTGACGCCAATAGAGGGCTCGGTATACAACTATCTTCTCGACTTCACGGCAGAGAATACATACCAGCCGAGCATCCGCGACATCGGCAAGAAGTTCCAGATCAAGTCCACCAAGACGGTTTCCGACCTGCTTCAGTCGCTGACCAGGAAAGGCTACATCGAGCGCGATCCGGCGCGCTCCCGCGGCGTCCGCCTTCTCGGCTTCACCGGCGGCGGAAAGACCAAGCCCGTGCCCTACTATGGAAAGATCCACGCCGGCGAGCCGTCGCTCCTTCCCGAGAATCGTCAGGGCTTCATTACCATGGACCGTCGCTTCATTCCAGCGGAAGAGGTGTACTTCCTCAAGGTGAAAGGCGACAGCATGATCGGCCGCGCCATCAGCGACGGCGATTTCGTGATGGTCAACCCGGTCGCGAAGCCCAAGGAGAACGACATCATCGCCGCCCGTCTCGGTGATGAAGCGACGGTGAAAACTTTGACCCACAACGACAGGTCAACAGTGCTCGCTGCCGCGAACCCGGCTGACCGCGACATCGAGGTGAAGCCAGGCGACGACTTCAAAATTCTGGGCGTCGTCTGCGGAGTGTTCCGCCCGTTCGTCACGATGGAAGCGATGACGGCCGAGCTGACCACCAGCTGAAGCCGCTACTTGTCCGGCGGTGATTGCGCGGCAGGCTGATCGGCCTGTCGCGTTTTCTTTTCAGTGGCGGCGCGCTCGCGTTCCTTGCGCTCGCGAATGCTCTTTACGGCTTTCCTGAAATCCGCCTCGTTCATTCCCCGCTGCGCCTGCCAGAAAATGTCGGCATGGAGCTGGTTCTGCAGCCGGTTGCGGTCGTTGACCGTCGGATTTCCCGCCTGATTGATCGGAAGCAGCGCCAGCAGCACGGTCGGAATTGAGAACTTTCCGAGGCGAATGTATTGCGGATCGATTCCGTACTTCCGGCCGCCCTTCTCGAACGTCCAGTCTCCCGGCTTCCTCTGGTCCGAGGCAACGGCGATCGAATCGTTGAACGGCTGGACGATGGAGACGATGGCGCTATCGAGCTTTTCTTTCGCGCTCTTCGGCGCGGACACGATATCTCCCGGCGCCGCCCAGACCCTCGGGCCAGTATAGGTCGGGCGAATCCCGCGCGCTGGACCTCCAGTCCCGACCAGTGGGCCGCTTCCTCCTTCCTCCTCTGCCGGTGCGGGGGCCGGCGGGGGAGCGAAGGGAATGGTCGTTGGAATGGAAGTCGGTGCAACGAGCTTCGCGGGCGGCGTCTTCGAGACGGGACGGTTGTCGCCACCACTCCTCCCTGCCACCGGCCGACCGTCCGCCCTGGGCAGTCGGAGGAATCCGATTCGTTCCGCGGGTATCTCGGCCGACGGCGCGAGAGAGAAGATCATCGTGAATGCCGCCGGCGAGATCAGGAATCGCACGAGGGCAACCGCCAGCGCGATATGCAGCGCCACCGACACCGCGAACGAGCGAGTGGCCCGCTTGCGCGGCGCCGCGCCTTCCGGCGATCTCAATCCGCGAAGCGTGTTCATCAGATTTGAGACACCGGGACCAGCTCAGGCCCCTACGCTCAGACGCGTCAGCACCCGACCCGCACGCGCCGCGGCCTCGCGCAGCCGCTCCGGCGACGTCACAAACGAGACCCTGAAGAACCCTTCACCGCCTTGACCGAACGACGACCCCGGCAGTACGATCACTCCTTCCTCCTCCATCAGAAACTCGGCGAATTCGGCGCTCGTGATGTGCTCGGGCAACGGTATCCACAGGTACATCGTGCCTAACGGAGCCACGCAGTCGAAGCCGTTCTCCCGGAACGCTTCCACCGCCGCGTCCCGCCGTTCCCTGAAAACGGCGATGTTGCGAGGCACGAACTCGGCCCAGTCGTCGAGCGCCGCGGCCGCCGCGGCCTGCACCGCCATGAACGCGCCGGTGTCCACGAACAGCTTCACCTTCGCCAGCGGCGCGACGAGCTCGCGCGCGCCGACCGCCCAGCCGCAGCGCCAGCCGGTCATGTTGTAGGTCTTGGACATCGAGTGGAACTCGATGGCAACTTTGCGCGCGCCATCCACCTCGAAAATACTCGG
Above is a genomic segment from Gemmatimonadaceae bacterium containing:
- a CDS encoding c-type cytochrome yields the protein MASRFTRIVSVAVATLALAVGACAAGSDAPATVAAASRDTTAAQPKKLAPFRVPSESEIGDSVTLASVRRGRAIIHSTRDSLPVHVGASLSCANCHIADGTQRDAMPLIASYARFPQFRGRSGMVDLIEDRINDCFERSMNGRALAPDSQDMRDIVAYLAFLSRGFPVGGDMEGQGVPALEPLRGDTTRGRAVFAVNCVACHGADGHGTVAAPPLWGPRSFNIGAGMARLNSAARFIHQLMPRDRPGILTPQQAYDVAAYITSRPRPDFAGKENDWPHGGAPPDVAYRTRSAHARPIRSGQ
- the moeB gene encoding molybdopterin-synthase adenylyltransferase MoeB, coding for MIRGANDSPDSSLPQLSGDELRRYGRHLVLPAVGTQGQRKLKAARVLLVGVGGLGSPAALYLAAAGVGTIGMVDFDVVDITNLHRQVIHGTSDIGRPKLDSAADRIRDVNPNVHVEQFDTALSSENALAIARDFDVIVDGTDNFPTRYLVNDTCVILGKPNAFGSVLRFEGQASVFATPDGPCYRCLFREPPPAGLVPSCAEAGVLGVLPGLVGIIQATEAIKLILGRGEPLIGRLLLIDALSMQFRTIELRRDPQCPACGTHEIRELIDYEAFCGVTRDGARAPEPVIRDIAPRELAERISRGDDIQLVDVREEWEWQIARLPGARLIPLSQLEDAIGSLDPSREVVLYCKSGIRSLHAAEELADAGFSRLANLSGGILRWSADVDPTVLSY
- a CDS encoding M14 family zinc carboxypeptidase, with product MQPIDSEYTKKIHEYTTEPFFLSSLVDYLPASATVPTPKAVLGDIAGAKNNLPYSKEIYTYFRMLEKASPRVKVFSIGTTEEGREMVAVAVASEALLADLDANKARLAKLADPRSIGMSDDAADKLIAGTTPIYYITGSIHSPETGAPTALMELAYRLAVDESPYIRNIRDNLVTLITPIVEVDGRDRQVDLFRWHMARPNDTYPNLIYWGKYVAHDNNRDAMALTLKLSQNVLNTYIDWKAQVLHDLHESGAFLYDNTVGDGPYNAWIDPLLTNEWQLLGWNNVQEMTRLGMPGVYTHGNFDTWSPGYLMFMAATHNGISRLYETFGNGGTAETVDRVLTPEQTSRTWFRQNPPLPRVKWSLRNNNNYEQTGLLVSLSYFANNRQQFLQNFYEKSKRSVLKARTEGPAAYVFPANDPRPGAQAELLRILQKQHVEISRSTAPFTALVPTPRPRPQTTANADSATIRSADTLSLRPKLESREFPAGSYVVRMDQPYSRIADALLDYQYWSPSDPQKTPYDDTGWTFPENFAVRAVRVTDPKVLDAPMESVRGEIRAPGGITGTGAVFAIDHNADNALATLRYRFRSADFQIAEEPFEADGRKYSRGSFIIRGVPATTLEKATTELGLRAFALTAAPTVRTHPARAARVAIMHTWTSTQTEGWWRQAFDFLGIPFDYISTQDAARNSNLRAKYDVILFPPTSGSPQTIVNGLPMWRNAMPWKNTAETPNFGKLAETDDIRPGLTFHGVQNLSSFVNAGGVLVTVENTAEFAATMGLASGVTMNNPPRLHVVGSLLRTKMVDDASPIMYGLPDSLAVYSEAGQSFSVTNVLGARGGRLADSSTARPTGRGTADDVDVPQGRAVLDPRNEAPRRKPVQPWQAAPVTEEQERNPLTIIPPALRPRVILRFADQRNLLVSGLLDGNDVAQRPVVVDVPSGKGHVVLFGNNPVWRGYTVGSYFMIFNTILNFDRLDAGRKLDAK
- a CDS encoding class I SAM-dependent methyltransferase, with the protein product MSYPKLETLDQPIRVYRTQGATRVRRVLRTFGLLPVAFSVWRTMRYWRPSRIVRDQRLRREAPLGLPVPPGALLLATGATRDVKWFLDSGAATAESFGAALERIGRPIASFRAVLDFGCGCGRVLRQWHDIDGPIFHGTDYNPRLVRWCEQNLDCATFRQNTLNPPFDYADASFDLCYAVSVFTHLPEAMQEAWLLELRRVLEPGGILLVTLSGEGDLIRTTPSEQERFRSGELVVVDGGYAGTNMCGAYHPEDYVRRNWSRYFRILDFLPEGAKGSPRQDLYVLERLP
- a CDS encoding DUF4143 domain-containing protein — its product is MTYQARVVDSELARRLASTGAVVIEGPKACGKTATARQVAASEVLLDIDENARLAIAVDPKLVLAGAVPRLIDEWQIEPRIWNHIRRAVDDRGKPGQFILTGSAVPADDVTRHTGAARLTRLRMRPMSLFETGHSTGSVSLRKLLGAANVRSPDPGLSITEIAERVAVGGWPGHGHRAVSHSLQAVRDYLDEIRRVDVGRVDQTRRDPDKVGRLISSLARNVATCVTATTLAADAGGSDGALKDDTVREYLAALERLMIVEDQPAWAPHLRSRSILRNAPKRHFVDPSLAVAALRATPARLLKDLNLFGFLFESMVIRDLRVYAQAADAAVYHYRDNTGLEVDAIVQAADGRWAAFEVKLGHGQIDEAAANLLKFSARIDARKSGKPSTLAVVVASGYGYVRDDGVAVIPIGAFGP
- the gltX gene encoding glutamate--tRNA ligase, which produces MTDSTRRPRLRFAPSPTGYLHVGGARTALFNWLYARHFDGDFLLRIEDTDKARSTDESTRAIFEGMEWLGLNWDEEVVYQGANLARHQADAYRMLETGAAYRCFCTAAELEERRREAESRKESFKYDRRCDRLTSEEIERRVAGGEPSVVRFRIPEGTTEWNDLVHETIAFPNKDLEDFVILRSNATPIYNLAVVSDDIAMGITVVMRGDDHISNTPKQILLYRALGAGLPVFAHLPMIHGMDGKKLSKRHGATAVGDYQHQGLLPSAMLNFLALLGWSPGGDREVMMMDEMVALFSPDGLQRKAAIFDPKKLEWMNGQHLSRMPLEELEPRVTPAMIAAGLIDADGIAARREWYTSLLDLLRVRARTIDDIVRQAGPYFLETIDYDAEAVAKSWKDRPAAADILTAAKTALDEAPHWTPEALETALRTLAESLGVAGGKVFQPLRVALTGLAVSPGIFEVLVMQGRELVLRRIADAVEWLRRE
- the lexA gene encoding transcriptional repressor LexA, whose product is MPEALTPIEGSVYNYLLDFTAENTYQPSIRDIGKKFQIKSTKTVSDLLQSLTRKGYIERDPARSRGVRLLGFTGGGKTKPVPYYGKIHAGEPSLLPENRQGFITMDRRFIPAEEVYFLKVKGDSMIGRAISDGDFVMVNPVAKPKENDIIAARLGDEATVKTLTHNDRSTVLAAANPADRDIEVKPGDDFKILGVVCGVFRPFVTMEAMTAELTTS